Proteins from a single region of Macaca thibetana thibetana isolate TM-01 chromosome 4, ASM2454274v1, whole genome shotgun sequence:
- the OOEP gene encoding oocyte-expressed protein homolog yields MVDDAGAAESQRGKQTPADSLEQLRMLPLPPPQIRIRPWWFPVQELGDPLVFYLEAWLADELFGPDRAMIPEMEWTSQALMTVDIVDSGNLVEITVFGRPSVQNRVKSMLLCLASFHREHRARAEKMKHLEKNLKAHASDPHSPQDPVA; encoded by the exons ATGGTCGATGACGCTGGTGCTGCTGAGTCCCAGCGGGGCAAACAGACCCCGGCCGACTCCCTGGAGCAGCTGCGTATGTTACCACTTCCGCCGCCGCAGATTCGCATCCGGCCTTGGTGGTTTCCGGTGCAGGAACTGGGAGACCCTTTGGTGTTCTACCTGGAGGCATGGCTGGCAGACGAGCTCTTTG GCCCGGACCGAGCCATGATTCCAGAAATGGAATGGACGAGCCAGGCCCTGATGACAGTGGACATAGTGGACTCTGGGAACCTAGTCGAAATCACCGTTTTTGGACGGCCCAGTGTACAGAATCGGGTGAAGAGCATGCTCCTGTGCCTGGCATCGTTTCACCGAGAACATCGTGCCCGAG CTGAGAAGATGAAACACCTTGAGAAGAACTTGAAGGCCCATGCATCAGACCCCCACTCTCCCCAGGATCCTGTTGCTTAA
- the KHDC3L gene encoding KH domain-containing protein 3, whose product MDTPRRFPTLVQLMQPKAMPVEVLGHLPKRFSWFHSEFLKNPKVVRLEVWLVEKIFGRDRERIPHVQGMSQILIHVNRLDPNGEAEILVFGRPSYQEDTIKMIMNLADYHRQLQAKGSGKALAQDVATKKAEIQLSSTEVREAGTQRSVEVREVGTQGSPVEVRETGTQQSLEAANQSGTQRSPEAASKAVTQRFREDTRAPVTRL is encoded by the exons ATGGACACTCCCAGGCGGTTTCCGACGCTCGTGCAACTGATGCAGCCAAAAGCAATGCCAGTCGAGGTGCTTGGTCACCTTCCTAAGCGGTTCTCCTGGTTCCACTCTGAGTTCCTGAAGAATCCGAAGGTAGTTCGCCTTGAGGTTTGGCTGGTGGAAAAGATCTTCG GCAGGGACCGAGAACGCATCCCGCACGTCCAGGGTATGTCCCAAATCTTGATTCATGTGAATCGGTTGGACCCTAACGGCGAGGCTGAGATCTTGGTATTTGGGAGGCCTTCTTACCAGGAGGACACAATCAAGATGATCATGAACTTGGCTGACTATCACCGACAGCTCCAGGCGAAAG GCTCAGGAAAGGCCCTCGCCCAGGATGTCGCCACTAAGAAGGCCGAGATCCAGCTGTCTTCAACAGAAGTCCGGGAGGCCGGGACCCAGCGTTCGGTGGAGGTCCGGGAGGTCGGGACACAGGGTTCTCCGGTGGAGGTGCGGGAGACCGGGACCCAGCAGTCTCTCGAGGCTGCCAACCAGTCCGGGACCCAGCGATCCCCCGAAGCTGCCAGCAAGGCAGTGACCCAGCGGTTTCGCGAGGATACCCGGGCCCCAGTTACCAGATTATGA